The window tcgaaaccccctgcctacaacggcaggggatttgccttctgggtcgagctcgtcgcacagggcttgcctagtgcgggttacctctcctgtgtggtttgcgagctattgcacaggagctgggtttacccgaAGATTAGctgctgcgggttcccatgtcatcaaaaaaaaaaaaaaagttggtcaTTTATCCATTTCTTTCTTGTGTGCATATCTGTGTGCAACAAAATGTAAAAAAGACTTGTTCCTTTTATTGTTGTCTTCTTAGAGCTACTTGATCCGTTTGTTTAAGAAAATCTATTTTCATTGTTTCAGCTAAGTTTTTGCTAAATTGACCTGTATATACTCTTTTAGTGTAAATCTCTGACTTACTTAACTACCAAAGGCCTTTCCAGCTGTTAGGGTTCACGGTTTTGCTGTCATAAGTGCTTGTTGATGATAAGTGTTCTTTCATAGTAAAGAAGTTTCAGAATTATAGATGTTACTGTGTCTTAATTTTCATAAGTCTTGAGGGGTTTTGTTAGCACTAATTTTTGCAAGTGTTTTTTCTCTTGTCATGTCATACTACACGAAGACAAAGCATCACTAAACTACTCTTGACCGTAGATTGTCTTCCTCCTTTTAGTGAGTCTTTTGAACAATGTTTTGAAATGATCAGAAATTTCTTTTGACAGGAAGTAGTATTTTATGAAGATGGTGAGCCGAAGATAGACGGTGAACCTGGAGACCTGAAGGTTTGACTTTTATCCCATGCTACACAAAATGGACTTCATTATTATGTATGATTTGCTTGACTTATATTCTGTCTTTATTATATCTTGGGACAGTTCCGCGTTCGCACAGCTCCTCATGACCGCTTCAAGAGGGAAGGAAATGACCTACACACTACTGTTACTATTACTCTGGTAATAACTTCTATTCATTTACCAGAATGCCTGACTGTCATCAATATAAAGACTATGATAGCTGTGAATGGTTTCTTTGAGTTTCAATGGGTTGAGACAACAGTATATTGACCAAATTATATTTGGGTTGGAACAACCCTCACAGAGTTGGTCCTTATTTTCAGAGAATTGGGCTGATGTTGAGACTATATTGAGACTTTTCTAGCTCCTGAAGAGATTGGAGCATTTATCGTGATCGATCTTGTGAGGAAAAGAGCATTAGTAAATTGCTTGAATGATGAGTGCTCGACTAATTTTAATGTGTTGTAGCCTTATCTTCAATTTCTTGGCAATCTTTCAATCTCCATTTAAGAAAGAACCTAAGTTAACTGTGTCCTAGTGGAACAAGAAGAACAAAATCTGGCATGCCACTTAGTGAAACATCACTTATCTAATTGATTATGATATTTTATTCACCTTTTACTTGATCTTGACACTTCCTTTTTCTTCCATGCAGGTGCAAGCACTGGTTGGTTTCGACAAGACCATTATGCATCTCGATGAGCATTTGGTTGATATTAGCACAAAGGTAAGTTTTACTAAGCAGTTCTAACCGGCTACGATTTCATATAGATGTACCTTAATAATTTTGATAATGCTTGTATCCCTCAGGGTATCACTAAGCCAAAGGAAGTGAGAAAGTTCAAAGGAGAAGGGATGCCACTGCATTTCAGTAACAAGAAGGGCAATTTACATGTTAAATTTGAGGTTCTTTTCCCCACTTCATTAACAGAGGACCAGAAGAAACGGATCAAGGAAATTCTTGTTTAGGATATACTACTGTCCGTGAGCTCGTTTCTGCGCTGCAATGAACTTAGAAGAATAGCGGGTTGACCTTATGCCCCCTTACACCTTTTGTTTTTAACAAATGTTGCATTAATGTGTCGGAACTTACTGTAATCTTCCAGGCATCCTCACCCTCAAATTTTCGGAACCTTTTATCCCCCAGTATTGTTTTTCCCAAGTCATTTGAGATGTAGTTTTACAGGCCAGCTAACAAGGATATGATTGACAATATTGGCAGTGAATCTGCTGCATTGAGTACTTGATATTGTATTGGACCATTACTGTAGAGTAAATTAAAGTATGTACACATTTTTAGCACAACTTTCTTCAATTAATTTACATTTACTATGTAGTTGGTAGCATGTTAGCTGCTGTATGATTTCGAACTCTTCTCCTCAGTGTGCTTTGGACGAAATCGCACAAAAGGCAGTGATTTAAGAATACGAGAAAATTCTAATGAGCTCGAGATATTTAATAAATACAGGCATTTGAAGGTCCAATGTGTAAATTGTTGTGGAttaaattatgatttttattttgaAATAACAACACATCCGTTAGACCCTTGACATAAGGAGAATCAACTCAAAGCAGTATAAAAAGTCATGCCAAAAGATATGAATTTTTTGAACAACGGCTTATTATTTGATAGAGTAGTTCAAATAAAATTGAACTTTTGGTCGATTCGAGTACTTGGGATCCTATAGATGAAGGGTGTTGTAATCAACAATGCTTCGGGGAGTTCAAAATAAGCATAGATGCAGAGGAGAAGAAACCAATAGCACTTTTTGTAGTAGGGGCGGCGAAATAGGAGCAACCCAATTGATTGTAAAActacaaaatttaaaataaagGAAAAAGGGGTAGGTTCAAGAAAGATAGAATGACTTTGGGAACTTGTGATGTTAAACTTTTCATGAAATATTTGCATATAAAGGCATGTAATTGATTGTtgttcccttgtcataaaaaaaaagaagaaaaaaaagagagacGACTCAGTACAATTGCATAAGTACTTTTTTATATTATCAGTGCCTAAATTTAAATCagtatattaaaattattttatctTCACACCTTTATAGCTTAGAGCAGTTAGGATCAGATACTTTTTATTATCTCCTTGATTTATTATTATCAGATAGAATAGTCATTACACATTAAAATAAGTTTTTTCTAGCATTGTACCAGCCTAAAACATTTATCACTTTTGCCAGTCATCGTACTAAAACTATTGCTAGCATCTATATGGCTATATAGGGTAGGTCTAATTAATTACGTAAGAAATTAAATATGACAGCTCAATATGATCACAACATCGATTAAAATGTAAcaatagttcttcaaaatatatttatttcacaaaaataaaGGTCTGTTTAACTATCTACTCCATCCTTCCTTCCATTTGTACAAATAGTTTTCCAtaagcaaattttattttttgtgtacTGAGAAAAACAAAAATTGTATATAACACATTAAATTCTTTGAACGTCGAGGTTTAAACATGGTACATATCGGAGTATCACTTAGAGTAAAATGTAATTTTGGAATTaagaatttatttttattaaatatataAAACAAAGGCCTATTTAAGTATTTTTGAACTTTTAACTGTACATTTCCAAAAATAATTTTCGACAAATAATGCTTGTACTTGTTTTGTACTCATATTAAATAATGCCAAATGTTTTTACTTGTTTTCTACTTACGTTACTGAGATTTGACTGTCAGTAAGTCATTTTAACTTTATAACAATTGTACTTAGTGGACAATTCAGCTATTTTTCCGGGATCATTTCTCCAAGTAAATAGACAAATGTCTCCCTCAATCCACCTCCAGTATTTCCCAAAACACAAACATAGGGACAACATGATAAGCTCATAATCAAGCCTACATTCCAAAACCAGAGTGGTAGTTGAAATATCAAAAATTCACAAAACTGGCTTATAAGTTGATCAAATCagcttataaattatttttaacttatttgaatATTTGATAAAAATATAAAGCAGCTTAAATTACGTTAAAAAGTACTTAAAATAAGCAAAAACTAAGAAGTTGGTCAACTCCATTTTTTTTAGCTTAATAACTTTATCCTTTTAtcatttatattttatattaatttcaatactacccttacttctaaaaaccctttaagTGCTTTTATCCAAATACGTAActacttatttataaaataactttcagcacttaatgcttaaaagtcacttttttccagctaatccaaacggACTAAAACAATGTTAGTAACTACCTTAACTCCTTCACTTTATAAAAAAGACTGCTTTAACTATTGAAATATGATAGACACGACTTTAATAGAGGAACACAGTAGATATAATTAGTTGGGTCAAAAATAGATGGGTATTTTTATAAAATAGAAAAACTTGGGatagtttttaaaagttttgaaaatgCCAAGACATAAATCTTAGCTTAAAAAGAGGTTTGAGCCagaatttaaaatttgaaaatttatttcCAAATCTTCAAAATATGCTCTTAAAATGTATGACCAAACGGGCCCTCTGCCAAAACACAAGCTCAGTGGCAACATGGTAAATAATCCCACAATGAAGCCTAGTTCCCAAAAACAGAGTGGTGGTTGTTTGATACCAAAAATCCTTTTCAGACAAAACAATCCCAATTTTCCACACCCTGGAATTTTCCAATTAGAAAACTGAATTTTGCTTTTCAAATTCAGAAAACTGAATTTTGTTCATCAGAGTTAACAATTTGGCTATGTCTTTGAGGCCGAATTCTCGAACGGAGGCTCGACGGAGCAGATACAAAGTAGCAGTAGATGCAGAAGAAGGACGGAGAAGAAGAGAAGATAACATGGTTGAGATCCGTAAGAGTAAACGAGAAGAAAGTCTTCTCAAAAAACGCCGTGAAGGTCTTCTTCAACCTCACCAATTTCCTCCTCCTCTTTCTCAGCTCGATAAGAAGGTACATCAATTTCGTTACTAGCTCTATAAGAAGGAATTTAGTTGTGTTTATCTGAAATTGCATGTCCGATCGATGTTTATAATTGAATGCTTGTAATTTTCGTTAGTTACTTGCTTCATTAAGTTGCTACAAGTATCGTGATCGGATTCGATTGTTTTATTTGTAATTTGCATGTGCGATTAATGTTTCGGTACTTGTATTTGATGTATAAAACAGGTTATATAAGTATTTTTTTCGTTTATTGAATTTGATTCAATTATCAGCTTTATAACAAGATATTTAGTTTCGTTGCTTCCTTCAGTTGCTAGTTATAAATATTGTGATAGGATTTGGTTGTGTTTATCTGAAATTGCATGTCCGATCGATGTTTATAATTGAGTGCTTGTAATTTTCGTTAGTTACTTGCTTCATTACTATCAATTTCGTTGCTACAAGTATTTTGATCGGATTCGATTGTTTTATTTGAAATTTGCAAGTGCGATTAATGTATCGGTACTTGTATTTGATGTATAAAACAGGTTATATAAGTATTTTTTCGTTTATTGAATTTGATTCAATTATCAGCTTTACAACAAGGTATTTAGTTTCGTTGCTTCCTTCAGTTGCTAGTTATAAATATTGTGATAGGATTTGGTTGTGTTTATATGAAATTGCATGTCCGATCGATGTTTATAATTGAGTGCTTGTAATTTTCGTTAGTTACTTTGCTTCATTACTATCAATTTCGTTGCTACAATTATTTTGATCGGATTCGATTGTTTTATTTGTAATTTGCATGTGCGATTAATGTTTCGGTACTTGTATTTGATGTATAAAACAGGTTATATAAGTATTTTTTTCGTTTATTGAATTTGATTCAATTATCAGCTTTACAACAAGGTATTTAGTTTCGTTGCTTCCTTCAGTTGCTAGTTATAAATATTGTGATAGGATTTGGTTGTGTTTATCTGAAATTGCATGTCCGATCGATGTTTATAATTGAGTGCTTGTAATTTTCGTTAGTTACTTGCCTCATTAAGTTGCTACAAGTATCGTGATCGGATTCGATTGTTTTATTTGTAATTTGCAAGTGCGATTAATGTATCGGTACTTGTATTTGATGTATAAAACAGGTTATATAAGTATTTTTTTCGTTTATTGAATTTGATTCAATTATCAGCTTTATAACAAGGTATTTAGTTTCGTTGCTTCCTTCAGTTGCTAGTTATAAATATTGTGATAGGATTTGGTTGTGTTTATCTGAAAATTGCATGTCCGATCGATGTTTATAATTGAGTGCTTGTAATTTTCGTTAGTTACTTGCCTCATTAAGTTGCTACAAGTATCGTGATCGGATTCGATTGTTTTATTTGTAATTTGCAAGTGCGATTAATGTATCGGTACTTGTATTTGATGTATAAAACAGGTTATATAAGTATTTTTTTCGTTTATTGAATTTGATTCAATTATCAGCTTTATAACAAGATATTTAGTTTCGTTGCTTCCTCCAGTTGCTAGTTATAAATATTGTGATAGGATTTGGTTGTGTTTATCTGAAATTGCATGTCCGATCGATGTTTATAATTGAGTGCTTGTAATTTTGGTTAGTTACTTGCTTCATTACTATCAATTTCGTTGCTACAAGTATTTTGATCGGATTCGATTGTTTTATTTGAAATTTGCAAGTGCGATTAATGTATCGGTACTTGTATTTGATGTATAAAACAGGTTATATAAGTATTTTTTTCGTTTATTGAATTTGATTCAATTATCAGCTTTATAACAAGATATTTAGTTTCGTTGCTTCCTCCAGTTGCTAGTTATAAATATTGTGATAGGATTTGGTTGTGTTTATCTGAAAATTGCATGTCCGATCGATGTTTATAATTGAGTGCTTGTAATTTTCGTTAGTTACTTGCTTCATTACTATCAATTTCGTTGCTACAAGTATTTTGATCGGATTCGATTGTTTTATTTGAAATTTGCAAGTGCGATTAATGTATCGGTACTTGTATTTGATGTATAAAACAGGTTATATAAGTATTTTTTTCGTTTATTGAATTTGATTCAATTATCAGCTTTATAACAAGATATTTAGTTTCGTTGCTTCCTCCAGTTGCTAGTTATAAATATTGTGATAGGATTTGGTTGTTTTATCTGAAAATTGCATGTCCGATCGATGTTTATAATTGAGTGCTTGTAATTTTCGTTAGTTACTTGCTTCATTACTATCAATTTCGTTGCTACAAGTATTTTGATCGGATTCGATTGTTTTATTTGTAATTTGCAAGTGCGATTAATGTATCGGTACTTGTATTTGATGTATAAAACAGGTTATATAAGTATTTTTTTCGTTTATTGAATTTGATTCAATTATCAGCTTTATAACAAGGTATTTAGTTTCGTTGCTTCCTTCAGTTGCTAGTTATAAATATTGTGATAGGATTTGGTTGTGTTTATCTGAAATTGCATGTCCGATCGATGTTTATAATTGAGTGCTTGTAATTTTGGTTAGTTACTTGCTTCATTACTATCAATTTCGTTGCTACAAGTATTTTGATCGGATTCGATTGTTTTATTTGTAATTTGCAAGTGCGATTAATGTATCGGTACTTGTATTTGATGTATAAAACAGGTTATATAAGTATTTTTTTCGTTTATTGAATTTGATTCAATTATCAGCTTTATAACAAGGTATTTAGTTTCGTTGCTTCCTTCAGTTGCTAGTTATAAATATTGTGATAGGATTTGGTTGTGTTTATCTGAAATTGCATGTCCGATCGATGTTTATAATTGAGTGCTTGTAATTTTGGTTAGTTACTTGCTTCATTACTATCAATTTCGTTGCTACAAGTATTTTGATCGGATTCGATTGTTTTATTTGAAATTTGCAAGTGCGATTAATGTATCGGTACTTGTATTTGATGTATAAAACAGGTTATATAAGTATTTTTTTCGTTTATTGAATTTGATTCAATTATCAGCTTTATAACAAGATATTTAGTTTCGTTGCTTCCTCCAGTTGCTAGTTATAAATATTGTGATAGGATTTGGTTGTGTTTATCTGAAAATTGCATGTCCGATCGATGTTTATAATTGAGTGCTTGTAATTTTCGTTAGTTACTTGCTTCATTACTATCAATTTCGTTGCTACAAGTATTTTGATCGGATTCGATTGTTTTATTTGAAATTTGCAAGTGCGATTAATGTATCGGTACTTGTATTTGATGTATAAAACAGGTTATATAAGTATTTTTTTCGTTTATTGAATTTGATTCAATTATCAGCTTTATAACAAGATATTTAGTTTCGTTGCTTCCTCCAGTTGCTAGTTATAAATATTGTGATAGGATTTGGTTGTTTTATCTGAAAATTGCATGTCCGATCGATGTTTATAATTGAGTGCTTGTAATTTTCGTTAGTTACTTGCTTCATTACTATCAATTTCGTTGCTACAAGTATTTTGATCGGATTCGATTGTTTTATTTGTAATTTGCAAGTGCGATTAATGTATCGGTACTTGTATTTGATGTATAAAACAGGTTATATAAGTATTTTTTTCGTTTATTGAATTTGATTCAATTATCAGCTTTATAACAAGGTATTTAGTTTCGTTGCTTCCTTCAGTTGCTAGTTATAAATATTGTGATAGGATTTGGTTGTGTTTATCTGAAATTGCATGTCCGATCGATGTTTATAAGTGAGTGCTTGTAATTTTCGTTAGTTACTTGCTTCATTACTATCAATTTCGTTGCTACAAGTATTTTGATCGGATTCGATTGTTTTATTTGAAATTTGCAAGTGCGATTAATGTATCGGTACTTGTATTTGATGTATAAAACAGGTTATATAAGTATTTTTTTCGTTTATTGAATTTGATTCAATTATCAGCTTTACAACAAGGTATTTAGTTTCGTTGCTTCCTTCAGTTGCTAGTTATAAATATTGTGATAGGATTTGGTTGTGTTTATCTGAAATTGCATGTCCGATCGATGTTTATAATTGAGTGCTTGTAATTTTCGTTAGTTACTTGCTTCATTACTATCAATTTCGTTGCTACAAGTATTTTGATCGGATTCGATTGTTTTATTTGAAATTTGCAAGTGCGATTAATGTATCGGTACTTGTATTTGATGTATAAAACAGGTTATATAAGTATTTTTTCGTTTATTGAATTTGATTCAATTATCAGCTTTACAACAAGGTATTTAGTTTCGTTGCTTCCTTCAGTTGCTAGTTATAAATATTGTGATAGGATTTGGTTGTGTTTATATGAAATTGCATGTCCGATCGATGTTTATAATTGAGTGCTTGTAATTTTCGTTAGTTACTTTGCTTCATTACTATCAATTTCGGTATTAATGTTTTGGTACTTGTATTTGATGTATAAAACAGGTTATATAAGTATTTTTTCGTTTAATTCAGTTATATTATCAGCTCTATAACAAGGTATTTAGGGTCGTTGCTTGCTTCAGTTGCTACTTACAGATATTGTGATAGGATTTGGCTATTTTATCTGAAATTGCATGTCCGATCGATGTTTATAATTGACTACTTGTAATTTTCTTTAGTTAATTGCTTCATTAAGTTGTTAGGTTTTTTTATCCTTATGggattcaattttttatttttttttaatttttaattgctAGTGTGGTAAATGTTTATTAGGTGTTCATCCTTTTGACCATAATATTACTTGCTTTATTAAGTACTTAGTGGCACTGCTGCTGTTTCTCAGCTCGATAAGAAGGTATCAGTTTTGTTGCTAGTTACAAATATTGTGATCGGATTCGGTTCGTTTATTTGAAATTACAAGTGCGATTAATGTTTACTCGGCGTTCATCATTTCGAGCATAATTACTTGCTGCCTTCAGTTATTAGCCTCAGTTATACCTTATTGGATTCAATCGTTTATTTGAATTTCAAGTGTGATCAATACTGACTGTGCTCCCACCTCTTCGAATTTACTTAGCAGCTTGTATTTTTTGTTAACTACTCTCAGCCGTAGGATAACCGTGTAAGGATAGCATTTTTGCTTGGTAAAGAAGCATCTCATTCTCATAATTAGGTATGATAGCTAAGGAGCATAAATATACAGTCTGCTTTGTTTTTCTCCCTTGTCCGCAAAGCAGAAATGACACTATCACTGTTTGGGGAGTCAAACAGTTATTTGAAAATTactatttaagaaaataaagaaatctATGTTTGAATTTACGAAAAATTAGATTCGTTGACGCCTGTACTTCTAATACAGCCATCCTTATTGGGATGGACAGACTAACTTGGCGCCAAAAACAGTGTCATGCTGCTCTATCAACAaatttatctgatttgattttaTTTGTTTATAACCTTTCAGCTGGAGACTCTTCCTGAAATGATTTCTGGGGTTTGGTCCGATGACAGCAGTATGCAACTTGAATATACAACACAGTTCCGGAAACTGCTTTCAATTGGTCAGTTTTGCtttggctctttttttttttttttgtgttctgaATGTATTTCTATTTGATCACCTTGACAATGAATGCTTTTCCTCTTTGTATCTCTGCTGCTTAATTGGTATTGCCTTCACTTCTGGTTGTGTTGGCAGAACGTAATCCTCCTATAGATGAAGTGATACAGTCTGGGGTAGTTCCTCGGTTTGTTGAATTTCTTGCTAGAGATGACTATCCTCAACTGCAGGTTTGTGCTATTTCTATTGCTTTTTTGTCGTTTATCTTCATTTCTAGTGTTTACATTTTCTTTTGGCGTCCTATGATCTAGTTTGAGGCAGCATGGGCTCTTACAAACGTTGCATCTGGTACGTCAGAAAACACTAAAGTTGTGATTGATTATGGTTCTGTCCCAATTTTCGTCAGACTTCTAAGTTCACCAAGCGATGATGTCCGTGAACAGGTAAAAACTTTTAATAAATGTCATGATATATTTCAATGAATCACCAATTTATTTCTTTGAAGTGCTTTTATGTTAACTTTGTGTACTTCTATAGGCAGTTTGGGCTTTGGGAAATATTGCTGGTGACTCGCCCAAGTATCGTGACCTTGTGCTTGGCCATGGAGCCTTAGTGCCATTGCTGGCACAATTTAATGAGCATGCGAAGCTATCTATGTTGAGAAATGCTACCTGGACATTGTCAAACTTCTGTAGGGGCAAGCCTCAGCCGCAATTTGAGCAGGTTAGACTCAAAAAAGAAAAGTATGTTTTAATCTTTTCAGACTTTTATATTAATTTGAAGATTGTGCCTTTTGAAATTCATCGATCAGACAAAAGCAGCACTCCCTACTCTTGCTCGACTTATCCACTCAAACGATGAAGAAGTCCTGACAGATGCATGCTGGGCTCTTTCATATCTCTCTGATGGAACTAATGACAAAATCCAGGCTGTTATTGAAGCTGGAGTGTGTCCCCGCCTTGTTGAGCTGCTACTGTGAGTCGTACATCTTACTTTTGGAGTTTGTTTCAGGCTTTCGTTATGTCAAAATCATAACTTCCGATGCTCTGCTTAGATGGTTTCTTACTGCCTTCATCTTCTTTTTGCAAGTAGTCATGCTTCACCATCTGTTCTCATTCCTGCCTTGCGCACTGTTGGTAATATTGTCACAGGAGATGATATCCAAACTCAGGTACTTATCATCCTCCCTTGGGCAATATATATAAGATTCTATCCTTTAGCCAATTCTTCATGTTTGAACTTTTGTCATTTTTTCCTCTTCTAGTTCTTAAATGAGTCTTTTTGAAAACCTGAATTCTCAATATCTAATCCATCAGTACGT is drawn from Lycium barbarum isolate Lr01 chromosome 8, ASM1917538v2, whole genome shotgun sequence and contains these coding sequences:
- the LOC132605568 gene encoding importin subunit alpha isoform X1, which gives rise to MSLRPNSRTEARRSRYKVAVDAEEGRRRREDNMVEIRKSKREESLLKKRREGLLQPHQFPPPLSQLDKKLETLPEMISGVWSDDSSMQLEYTTQFRKLLSIERNPPIDEVIQSGVVPRFVEFLARDDYPQLQFEAAWALTNVASGTSENTKVVIDYGSVPIFVRLLSSPSDDVREQAVWALGNIAGDSPKYRDLVLGHGALVPLLAQFNEHAKLSMLRNATWTLSNFCRGKPQPQFEQTKAALPTLARLIHSNDEEVLTDACWALSYLSDGTNDKIQAVIEAGVCPRLVELLLSHASPSVLIPALRTVGNIVTGDDIQTQVIIDHHALPCLLNLLTQNYKKSIKKEACWTISNITAGNRNQIQAVIEASIIAPLVHLLQNAEFEIKKEAAWAISNATSGGNNDQIKFLVSQGCIKPLCDLLVCPDPRIVTVCLEGLENILKIGETDKDLGNTEGVNVYAQLIDEAEGLEKIENLQSHDNTEIYEKAVKILETYWLEEEDEQLPSAEAQPSGFYFGGGDLPLPSGGFNFS
- the LOC132605568 gene encoding importin subunit alpha isoform X2 codes for the protein MSLRPNSRTEARRSRYKVAVDAEEGRRRREDNMVEIRKSKREESLLKKRREGLLQPHQFPPPLSQLDKKLETLPEMISGVWSDDSSMQLEYTTQFRKLLSIERNPPIDEVIQSGVVPRFVEFLARDDYPQLQFEAAWALTNVASGTSENTKVVIDYGSVPIFVRLLSSPSDDVREQAVWALGNIAGDSPKYRDLVLGHGALVPLLAQFNEHAKLSMLRNATWTLSNFCRGKPQPQFEQTKAALPTLARLIHSNDEEVLTDACWALSYLSDGTNDKIQAVIEAGVCPRLVELLLHASPSVLIPALRTVGNIVTGDDIQTQVIIDHHALPCLLNLLTQNYKKSIKKEACWTISNITAGNRNQIQAVIEASIIAPLVHLLQNAEFEIKKEAAWAISNATSGGNNDQIKFLVSQGCIKPLCDLLVCPDPRIVTVCLEGLENILKIGETDKDLGNTEGVNVYAQLIDEAEGLEKIENLQSHDNTEIYEKAVKILETYWLEEEDEQLPSAEAQPSGFYFGGGDLPLPSGGFNFS